From the genome of Agrobacterium tumefaciens:
GGCAAGCCCGTGCTGGTTCCGTGTGCGGCCGAAAATGGCTTCCGCATGACGGCGCAACAATTGGAAGCAGCGATTACGCCGAAAACACGCTGGCTTATGCTGAATGCGCCATCCAATCCATCCGGTGCAAGCTATTCTGAAGAACAGTATCGTCCGCTGCTCGATGTGTTGCTGCGGCATCCGCATGTCATGCTGATCGCCGACGACATGTATGAGCATATTGTCTATGACGGCTTTCAGTTCGTAACCCCTGCCCAGGTGGAACCTCGGCTGAAGGAGCGGACATTGACTGTCAATGGTGTTTCGAAAGCCTACGCCATGACCGGCTGGCGCATCGGTTATGCCGGTGGCACGAAAGCGCTCATCAAGGCAATGTCGGTGGTCCAGAGCCAGTCGACCTCCGGCGCCTGCTCCGTTTCGCAGGCTGCTGCCGTCGCAGCACTGAATGGCCCGCAAGATTTCCTGAAGGACAGAGCTGCAAGTTTTCAACGCCGGCGTGATCTTGTCGTCTCTGGGCTAAACGAGATCGAGGGTATCGATTGCCGTGTGCCGGATGGTGCATTCTATACATTCTCGAGCTGCGCCGGTCTGTTGGGTAAAAAGACACCGGACGGAAAAGTGATCGAGAC
Proteins encoded in this window:
- a CDS encoding pyridoxal phosphate-dependent aminotransferase; protein product: MDGSATKAFKTAERISRIDVSPIAQISARARAMKQEGKPVIVLGAGEPDFDTPDHIKHAAWEAMQRGETKYTATEGTLELRKAIRNKFQRENQLDYALDEIIVSTGAKQILFNALTATVDPGDEVIIPTPYWVTYSDIVVMCGGKPVLVPCAAENGFRMTAQQLEAAITPKTRWLMLNAPSNPSGASYSEEQYRPLLDVLLRHPHVMLIADDMYEHIVYDGFQFVTPAQVEPRLKERTLTVNGVSKAYAMTGWRIGYAGGTKALIKAMSVVQSQSTSGACSVSQAAAVAALNGPQDFLKDRAASFQRRRDLVVSGLNEIEGIDCRVPDGAFYTFSSCAGLLGKKTPDGKVIETDTDLCAYFLDHANVAVVPGAAFGLSPFFRISYATSEPELVEALQRLAKACADLK